One window of Bacteroides sp. AN502(2024) genomic DNA carries:
- a CDS encoding shikimate kinase produces MVRIFLTGYMGAGKTTLGKAFTRQMGISFVDLDWYIEERFHKTVGELFTERGETGFRELERNMLHEVAEFENVVISTGGGAPCFFDNMEFMNRTGKTVFLDVHPGVLFRRLRVAKQQRPILQGKEDEELKAFIIQALEKRAPFYHQAQYIFNADELEDRWQIETSVQRLRQLLEL; encoded by the coding sequence ATGGTTCGTATCTTCCTTACCGGCTATATGGGTGCCGGAAAAACGACATTGGGTAAAGCTTTTACCCGGCAGATGGGTATATCGTTCGTTGATCTGGACTGGTATATCGAAGAGCGTTTTCACAAAACCGTTGGAGAATTATTCACAGAACGAGGTGAAACAGGATTCAGGGAGCTGGAGAGAAATATGCTTCATGAAGTAGCTGAGTTTGAGAATGTGGTCATCTCAACGGGAGGTGGAGCGCCTTGTTTTTTTGATAATATGGAGTTTATGAACCGGACCGGGAAAACGGTTTTTCTCGATGTGCATCCGGGTGTGCTGTTCAGGCGTTTGCGTGTGGCTAAACAGCAACGTCCTATTCTTCAAGGGAAAGAGGATGAAGAACTGAAAGCGTTCATTATTCAGGCACTGGAGAAGCGGGCTCCTTTTTATCACCAGGCTCAATATATCTTTAATGCAGACGAATTGGAAGACCGTTGGCAGATTGAAACATCGGTGCAACGGTTACGACAACTTTTGGAGTTATAA